Proteins encoded within one genomic window of Desulfovibrio sp. X2:
- a CDS encoding glycosyltransferase family 4 protein, whose product MMRRSICLFNSNRAWGGGEKWFFDHARLLSERGWTVSAVANVPSELGDRLERRGGIPLLRLPLGNTSFLNPAILLRLSAFFRAQGVEKVIFALPADMKAGGLAARLAGVPDIIFRRGIALPTRDTFFNRFLFRRVLTKLLCNSNDTKRMVLSKNPALIPQERIRVIPNGLDLAAFDAQPGKPLVPVEPGLVTIGAAGRLTKQKGHEYLLQAVAGLKGRGVPFRLLLAGSGELEQDLRRQADGLGISDVVRFLGFVEDIKGFYASLDVLACSSLWEGFGYTLVEAMAMRLPIASFGGSNIPEIVADGETGLLSPPRDATALAANLERLVLDQDLRAGMGEAGRRRLEALFTTERTLGELEGFLLV is encoded by the coding sequence ATGATGCGTCGCTCGATCTGTCTGTTCAATTCCAACCGGGCGTGGGGCGGCGGCGAGAAGTGGTTCTTCGACCACGCGCGCCTGCTTTCCGAACGCGGCTGGACGGTCAGCGCCGTGGCCAACGTCCCCTCGGAGCTCGGCGACAGGCTCGAGCGCAGGGGCGGCATCCCCCTGCTGCGGCTGCCTCTCGGCAACACGAGCTTCCTCAATCCCGCCATACTGCTCAGGCTGTCCGCCTTCTTCCGCGCCCAGGGCGTGGAGAAGGTGATCTTCGCGCTGCCCGCGGACATGAAGGCCGGAGGACTGGCCGCCAGGCTGGCGGGGGTCCCGGACATCATCTTCCGCCGGGGAATCGCGCTGCCCACGCGCGACACGTTCTTCAACCGCTTCCTCTTCCGCCGCGTGCTGACCAAGCTCCTGTGCAACTCGAACGACACGAAGCGCATGGTCCTCTCTAAGAACCCGGCGCTGATCCCGCAGGAGAGGATCCGCGTGATCCCGAACGGCCTCGATCTCGCGGCCTTCGACGCCCAGCCGGGGAAGCCCCTGGTGCCCGTCGAGCCGGGCCTCGTGACCATAGGCGCCGCGGGCAGGCTGACGAAGCAGAAGGGCCACGAGTACCTGCTGCAGGCCGTGGCCGGGCTGAAGGGGCGGGGAGTCCCCTTCCGGCTGCTCCTGGCCGGTTCCGGCGAACTGGAGCAGGACCTGCGCCGCCAGGCGGACGGCCTCGGGATCAGTGACGTGGTGCGCTTTCTCGGCTTCGTCGAGGACATCAAGGGCTTCTACGCCTCCCTGGACGTGCTGGCCTGTTCCTCCCTCTGGGAAGGCTTCGGCTACACGCTCGTGGAGGCCATGGCCATGCGGCTGCCCATCGCCTCTTTCGGCGGCAGCAATATTCCGGAGATAGTGGCGGACGGGGAGACGGGGCTCTTGTCCCCGCCCCGTGACGCGACGGCCCTGGCGGCGAACCTGGAGCGGCTGGTCCTCGATCAGGACCTGCGAGCGGGCATGGGGGAGGCCGGAAGGCGGCGGCTGGAGGCGCTCTTCACCACGGAACGCACCCTGGGAGAGCTTGAGGGGTTTCTTCTCGTCTGA
- a CDS encoding Tim44 domain-containing protein: MSSKSIFLVIAALLAAICLAAPQGAEASRLGGGRSFGGGSGYSRPVPSPSRGFSQPSSPGGMSPGGQGQSMPMRRGMSPFGGMFYGGLLGSMFFGHPFGGVGVFDILIIGMLIWVVVRFLGSRGRRGPTDRHYGNNSHGGMESDDFESGQGYGRDARYRAAEQAWDALRSPSERRGPELGQQADVAEGVHLPAGFDADEFMKGAKIVFARLQESWSGRDLDDIREFTTPNMYGEIERQAKDDPTPAPTDVLVINARLMEVKQQGRATSATVYYEVTMRENRAMATTEQVREVWTFVRDEADPKAMWKLDGIQQIEK, translated from the coding sequence ATGTCATCGAAATCCATTTTTCTCGTCATCGCCGCCCTGCTCGCGGCGATCTGCCTCGCGGCGCCGCAGGGCGCAGAGGCCTCCCGCCTGGGCGGCGGCAGGTCCTTCGGCGGCGGCTCGGGCTACAGCCGTCCGGTTCCCTCGCCCTCGCGCGGCTTCTCCCAGCCCTCCTCGCCCGGTGGGATGTCCCCCGGGGGCCAGGGCCAGAGCATGCCCATGCGCCGCGGCATGAGCCCGTTCGGCGGCATGTTCTACGGCGGGCTGCTCGGCTCCATGTTCTTCGGCCACCCCTTCGGAGGCGTCGGCGTGTTCGACATCCTGATCATCGGCATGCTCATCTGGGTGGTGGTGCGCTTCCTGGGCTCGCGCGGGCGCAGGGGGCCGACGGACCGCCACTACGGCAACAACAGCCACGGCGGCATGGAGAGCGACGATTTCGAGTCCGGCCAGGGATACGGCCGCGACGCCCGCTACCGCGCCGCGGAGCAGGCCTGGGACGCCCTGCGCTCCCCTTCCGAGCGGCGCGGCCCGGAACTGGGACAACAGGCCGACGTGGCCGAGGGCGTGCATCTCCCCGCCGGATTCGACGCCGACGAGTTCATGAAGGGCGCCAAGATCGTCTTCGCCCGCCTGCAGGAGTCCTGGAGCGGCCGCGACCTGGACGACATCCGGGAGTTCACCACCCCGAACATGTACGGCGAGATCGAGCGCCAGGCCAAGGATGACCCCACGCCCGCTCCCACGGACGTGCTGGTCATCAACGCGCGCCTCATGGAGGTCAAGCAGCAGGGCCGCGCCACCTCGGCCACGGTCTACTACGAGGTGACCATGCGCGAGAACCGCGCCATGGCGACCACGGAGCAGGTGCGCGAGGTCTGGACCTTCGTGCGCGACGAAGCCGACCCCAAGGCCATGTGGAAGCTGGACGGCATCCAGCAGATCGAAAAGTAG
- a CDS encoding response regulator has translation MRALIVEDDFTSRKLLQKILAPFAECDIAVNGQESVEAFTQALDEERPYDLITMDIMMPEMDGQQALRLIRQVEKERGRRGEDEVKVVMTTALDDPKNVVEAYYKGGATSYIPKPIDKHMFLHLLRNLGLIE, from the coding sequence ATGCGCGCGCTCATCGTCGAAGACGACTTCACCAGCCGCAAGCTGCTGCAGAAGATACTGGCTCCCTTTGCCGAATGCGACATCGCGGTCAACGGGCAGGAATCCGTGGAGGCCTTCACCCAGGCCCTGGACGAGGAACGTCCCTACGACCTCATCACCATGGACATCATGATGCCGGAGATGGACGGTCAGCAGGCCCTGCGCCTCATCCGCCAGGTGGAGAAGGAGCGAGGCAGGCGCGGCGAGGACGAGGTCAAGGTGGTCATGACCACGGCCCTGGACGACCCCAAGAACGTGGTCGAGGCCTACTACAAGGGCGGAGCGACCTCCTACATCCCCAAGCCCATCGACAAGCACATGTTCCTGCATCTCCTGCGCAACCTGGGCCTCATCGAGTAG
- a CDS encoding HD domain-containing protein has product MDMRPFEEAFAAYARGFFRGEGDDYAHEVKLDHSLRVYAEARGLADAHGAALASAGVPRRAALLAGLFHDVGRFTQYARYKTFNDPASANHARLSVRVCLEQGFLASVPEAERRLVYGAIMLHNRRGVRRAADTPLGFLARLLRDADKLDIYTVMLDYFSAEGEKPAFMRLRTEEHPTAYSPGMLADLRGGRLASYADLRWSNDFKLLMLSWVHDLNLAASARAFLERDYVGRMAALLPPAPELADLPALLRAELARRAAP; this is encoded by the coding sequence ATGGACATGCGCCCCTTCGAAGAGGCCTTCGCGGCCTATGCACGAGGCTTTTTCCGCGGCGAAGGGGACGACTACGCGCACGAGGTCAAGCTCGACCATTCCCTGCGCGTCTATGCCGAGGCCCGGGGGCTGGCGGATGCGCACGGCGCGGCCCTGGCCTCCGCCGGAGTGCCGCGGCGCGCGGCCCTGCTGGCCGGGCTCTTCCACGACGTGGGGCGTTTCACGCAGTACGCGCGCTACAAGACCTTCAACGACCCCGCCTCGGCCAACCACGCCCGGCTCTCCGTGCGCGTCTGCCTCGAGCAGGGCTTCCTCGCGTCCGTGCCCGAGGCGGAGCGCCGCCTGGTCTACGGCGCGATCATGCTGCACAACCGGCGCGGCGTGCGGCGCGCGGCGGACACGCCGCTCGGCTTCCTGGCCCGCCTGCTGCGCGATGCGGACAAGCTCGACATCTACACGGTGATGCTCGACTACTTCTCGGCCGAGGGCGAGAAGCCCGCCTTCATGCGCCTGCGCACGGAGGAGCATCCCACGGCCTACAGCCCCGGCATGCTCGCGGACCTGCGCGGGGGCCGCCTGGCGAGCTACGCCGACCTGCGCTGGAGCAACGACTTCAAGCTGCTCATGCTCTCCTGGGTCCACGACCTGAACCTGGCCGCCTCGGCCAGGGCCTTTCTGGAGCGGGACTACGTGGGCCGCATGGCCGCGCTGCTGCCGCCCGCGCCCGAGCTCGCCGACCTGCCCGCGCTCCTGCGCGCCGAGCTCGCACGCAGGGCCGCTCCCTGA
- a CDS encoding response regulator yields MFDSVIILTDNETHAKRDKQSVLAFGPRVVRFFDKGSDAFDYLSRNRVDIIFCDSALADMDGVRFLRLLRQNMNLTRIPVVMVTLENRKTKVLDCISAGCAGYILRPYSMETFERHVKLALNVEAVCEIEEIQLEEARDMVSRGEFDDAIEAYEEVLSGQDEARKYYDMGCSFLFKRKYGKAIIAFKKAVKINALFAEAYKGLADAYKGKGDFDNYKLFLKKAAETHAQFDRLEETKELFIEILKYESGAPNPFNTLGVRLRREGDNVGALHAYDQAVKLTPEDENVYFNMSKAHYFMGNKGHALSTVRQALTRNPAFLEARKLYSLLTGEEWSVPALPSAQGQEARRRSESVVDDD; encoded by the coding sequence ATGTTCGACTCGGTCATCATCCTCACCGACAACGAGACGCACGCCAAGCGCGACAAGCAGTCCGTGCTGGCCTTCGGGCCGCGCGTGGTGCGTTTCTTCGACAAGGGGTCGGACGCCTTCGACTACCTCTCGCGCAACCGGGTGGACATCATCTTCTGCGACAGCGCGCTCGCGGACATGGACGGCGTGCGTTTCCTGCGTCTCTTGCGCCAGAACATGAACCTGACCCGGATCCCGGTGGTCATGGTCACCCTGGAGAACAGGAAGACCAAGGTCCTGGACTGCATCTCCGCGGGCTGCGCGGGCTACATCCTCAGGCCCTATTCCATGGAGACCTTCGAGCGCCACGTGAAGCTCGCCCTGAACGTGGAGGCCGTGTGCGAGATCGAGGAGATCCAGCTCGAGGAGGCCCGGGACATGGTCAGCCGGGGCGAGTTCGACGACGCCATCGAGGCCTACGAGGAGGTGCTTTCCGGCCAGGACGAGGCCAGGAAGTACTACGACATGGGCTGCAGCTTCCTGTTCAAGCGCAAGTACGGCAAGGCCATCATCGCCTTCAAGAAGGCCGTCAAGATCAACGCCCTCTTCGCCGAGGCCTACAAGGGCCTGGCCGACGCCTACAAGGGCAAGGGCGATTTCGACAACTACAAGCTCTTCCTCAAGAAGGCCGCCGAGACCCACGCCCAGTTCGACCGCCTGGAGGAGACCAAGGAGCTGTTCATCGAGATCCTGAAGTACGAGAGCGGCGCGCCCAACCCCTTCAACACCCTCGGCGTCCGGCTGCGCCGGGAGGGAGACAACGTGGGCGCCCTGCACGCCTACGACCAGGCGGTCAAGCTCACCCCCGAGGACGAGAACGTCTACTTCAACATGTCCAAGGCCCACTACTTCATGGGCAACAAGGGGCACGCCCTGTCCACGGTGCGCCAGGCCCTGACCCGCAATCCCGCCTTTCTCGAGGCGCGCAAGCTCTACAGCCTGCTCACGGGCGAGGAATGGAGCGTGCCCGCGCTGCCCAGCGCCCAGGGCCAGGAAGCCCGGCGGCGCTCGGAGTCCGTGGTCGACGACGACTAG